Within Acidimicrobiales bacterium, the genomic segment AGGCCGCGGGGCAAGACCCCGACCGCGTGGAGCCCATCAAGACGGCGGACCTCGACCCACCCCGACCTGCGCCGAGACCCGCGAACTCCGTGCTGCGGAACTTCGTCCTCGAGCAGATGGGCTTCGGGCTGCTACCCGAGTTCGGGGAGTCTCTGGAGAGGCTCGTGGTTCAACTTCTCGCCGAGTGAACTCGACGATCCCGGAGAGAAGCCGCTCCAGAGACCAGGCCAGAGGACGGGCTAGGCGGGTCGCGACGCCCCCTCACGCCAGACGCCGAGGATGCCGCCGGCCACCCAACCACCACCGACCTGCGTGAGCAATATCACGTCGCCGTCTCGCAGCTCGCCCCGATGGCGTTCCAGCCCGTCCGCAAGCGCGGTGAGCATCCCCGCCGACAACTGGTTCCCCGCCCACTCGTAGTTGTGCCAGTCGGTCGCCGCCTCCTCGATACCCAGCTTCTCCGCGCTCGTGGCGATGAGCCGCTCGTTGGCCTGGTGGCAGAGGAAGGCACGCACCTGCTCGCCGGACAGGCCGTTCCTGTCCAGAAGGCGCGAGGCCACCTCGACCGTCCCACGCACGGCGAACTCGAGAGCGGCTCGCCCGTCTTGCCTGAACTTTCCACCGAAGGGGAGGGCCATCTTGTCCCAACCGTCGCCTTCGCCCAAGAGTTCTGCGTCCACGAGCTCTATGCCTGAACCGACGCTCTCTACCTCGAGGAGGGTCGCAGCAGCCGAGTCGCCAAAAAAGATGCAGTTGGCCCGGTCGGTCCAGTCCACCATGAGGGAGGTCTTCTCAGCTGCGGACACGCAGATCCTTTTGACAGAGCTCTGCGCCGCCAATGCAGTGGCCACCGCCAGGGCATACGAAGCTCCTGCACACGAAGCGTTCACCGTGAACGCTGGAACGTCGACCCCGAGACGTCCAGAGATGCCGGACGCAACGGACGGGATCAGGTGATCTGCGACAGAAGAGGAGCAGACGAGGAGGTCGATCTCGTTTCTCTCCCACCCTACGGCTGCCAAAGCCTTGGCGACTGCTCGGGCGCCAAGCTCCGCGACGGCCATGGTCGGCTCCGACACGCGTCGCTCGCGGATCCCCGTGTGGGAGACAATCCACTCATCTGCGGTGTCCACCAGGGTCTCGATGGTCCTGTTGGTGACTCGGACAGCGGGATGCTCGGCCACCGCAGCCACGAGTCGGACTGGTCGGAGGGGAACGATCCGCATCGACGCCCCCTTGTTGTCTCGAGCGGCAGCTCGGAGCATACCGCAGCTCGCTCAGGCGCAGGTCGCGCCTCCCCGAGCCGCACATTCTCCGACCAGGCGAGCGAACCGTTCGACCGGATCGTGCGAGAAGATCATGGCCGCCAGGTGGTGCGCTCCCGCGTCCCAGAA encodes:
- the fabH3 gene encoding 3-oxoacyl-[acyl-carrier-protein] synthase 3 is translated as MRIVPLRPVRLVAAVAEHPAVRVTNRTIETLVDTADEWIVSHTGIRERRVSEPTMAVAELGARAVAKALAAVGWERNEIDLLVCSSSVADHLIPSVASGISGRLGVDVPAFTVNASCAGASYALAVATALAAQSSVKRICVSAAEKTSLMVDWTDRANCIFFGDSAAATLLEVESVGSGIELVDAELLGEGDGWDKMALPFGGKFRQDGRAALEFAVRGTVEVASRLLDRNGLSGEQVRAFLCHQANERLIATSAEKLGIEEAATDWHNYEWAGNQLSAGMLTALADGLERHRGELRDGDVILLTQVGGGWVAGGILGVWREGASRPA